AATTACACCCCGGTCCGGCGACCAGGTTTCTGTTCGCTGGTGACCTTGCCGGAAAGCTGCCTCGAACCGCCTTCTGTTCCCCGCTGAGCTATCTGAAGCCGAACAACACAAAGGCAACGAAAGCGATGATCTGGCAACTTGCGGGTCGGTTGGTAGTTGGCCGATTACGGGCTTCCGCTTCGTCTGCCGAGACCGGCGTCAACTGCGAAACGAAGGTCTGAGCTCGAAACATCGTGACGGTTGGTTCAGTTCCCTATACGGGCAGAGGTTCTGTGCGTAGGTTTGAGTTGTAGCCAGCATCAGCCGTCATAGCAGTCCGGGGTCAGTCCGATGACGACTGAAGCCTTGCGCGCAGCTAAGGAGCCGGGGCGATCCGCAGCGGACTGATCCTTCGCTTGAGGGAGCGTCATGACAAGCAATAGTTTCGGTGCCCGCGGCCAGCTGAGCGTGGACGGCAAAACCTACGAGATTCACCGGATCGACCGGATCGAAGGGGCCAACCGCCTGCCCTACAGCCTCAAGATCCTCCTGGAGAATCTGCTGCGGAACGAGGATGGACATCTGGTCACGGCCGACCACATCACGGCCCTCGCCGGATGGGACGCCAAGTCCGAAGCCAACTCCGAGATCCAGTACACCCCGGCGCGGGTGCTCATGCAGGATTTCACCGGCGTCCCGTGCGTAGTGGATCTGGTGGCCATGCGCGACGCGATGACCGAACTCGGCGGCGATCCACGAAAGATCAATCCGCTGATTCCAGCTGAACTCGTGATCGACCACTCGGTGATCGCCGACGTGTTTGCGCGCCCGGATGCCTTCGGAGTGAATGCCGAACTCGAATTCGAACGCAACCAGGAGCGCTACCAACTGCTCCGCTGGGGACAGCAGTCCTTCGACGACTTCCTCGTTGTTCCGCCGGACACCGGCATCTGCCACCAGGTGAACCTCGAATACTTGGCGCGGGTGGTCTTCACCCGTGAGGGGCCCCGCGGACTCCAGGCGTACCCGGATACGTTGGTAGGAACGGACTCTCATACCCCGATGGTCAACGGTCTCGGTGTGCTCGGCTGGGGCGTCGGCGGGATCGAAGCCGAGGCAGCCATGCTGGGCCAGCCCATGAGCATGTTGATCCCCCAGGTGGTGGGGCTCAAACTCTCCGGCGACCTCCCCGAGGGAACCACCGCCACCGACCTGGTGCTCACCGTTGCCGAACTATTGCGGAAGGTCCGCGTCGTCGGCAAGTTCGTCGACTTCTTCGGCCCCGGCGTCGGCAATGTCCCGTTGGCTACTCGGGCCACCCTGGGCAACATGAGCCCGGAGTACGGCTCGACTGCATCCATCTTCCCGATCGACGACGAAACTCTGAACTACCTGCGACTGACCGGCCGCGAGGAACACCAGATTCAGCTGGTCGAGGCGTATGCCCGCGAACAAGGCCTGTGGCACGATCCCGACCACGTACCCGAATACAGCCAGATAGTGGAGTTGGACTTGTCCACGGTCACCCCGTCGATCGCCGGCCCGAAAAGGCCCCAGGACCGTATCCCCCTGGCCGCGGCGTCCCAAATCATTCACCGCCTACTGGCCGGCCTGTCGCAAGACGACGCCGTTGCCGGCGGACTCGACTCCGCCGGGGAAGAATCCTTTCCCGCCAGTGACCCGGTGGCCATCAGCACTCGCATTCCCCGCGACGATCCACCGCGAATCCACGACCACGACGAGGATCCCGATCTCGACGACTGGCCGTCGAACCCGGCCGAGTTGATCGTCGGCGGACAACAGGCCAGCATCGACAACGGCGCCGTGGTCATCGCCGCCATCACCTCCTGTACCAACACCTCCAATCCCTCGGTGATGATCGGAGCGGCACTGCTGGCCAAGAACGCCGTCGAACGCGGGCTCGCGAGTAAGCCGTGGGTGAAGACCACCTTGGCTCCCGGGTCCCGCGTCGTCACCGACTACTACGAACGTTCTGGACTGACTCCGTATTTGGAGAAACTAGGTTTCAATCTGGTCGGCTATGGCTGCACTACCTGCATCGGCAACTCGGGGCCACTGATCCCAGAAGTCAGCAGTGCGGTCGCGCAGAACGATCTCACGGTGGCTTCGGTCCTATCGGGCAACCGTAACTTCGAGGGCCGCATCCATGCCGAGGTCCAGATGAACTTCCTGGCCTCACCGCCCTTGGTCATTGCCTATGCACTCGCCGGAACCATGCATACCGACATGGTCAATGACCCGCTCGGGCACGACCCCCAGGGGCAGCCGGTCTTCCTGCGCGACATTTGGCCGACAACCGCCGAAATCAAGAAAGTGGTCGACGCGAGCCTCGAAGCGTCGATGTTCACCAAGGGATACGCCGACGTCTACCACGGCGACGAAAACTGGCGCGGCATGTCCATCCCCGACGGGGATCAGTTCGCGTGGCAATCAGAGTCCACCTATATTCAGCGTCCGCCGTACTTCGACGACATGCCGGTCGATCCCGCGCCACTGACGGACATCAAGGACGCACGGGTGCTCGCCTACCTCGGGGACTCGGTGACCACCGACCACATCTCCCCGGCCGGCGTCATCAAGTCCGATTCCCCTGCCGGCCAATACCTTCAAGGATTGGGCGTCGCCCCGGCCGACTTCAACTCCTACGGTTCGCGCCGCGGCAACCACAACGTCATGATCCGCGGCACCTTCGCCAACGTCCGGCTACGCAACAAACTCGTCCCCGGGGTCGAAGGCGGCGTCACCCGCCATCTGCCCGACGGTGAACGCCACAGCATTTTCGACGCGGCTTCCGCCTACGCCGCCGAAGGAGTACCGCTGATTGTGCTGGCGGGATCCGATTACGGCTCAGGCTCCTCCCGCGACTGGGCCGCGAAGGGGACCACGCTGCTAGGCGTCAAGGCTGTCCTGGCCGTCTCCTACGAGCGGATTCACCGATCCAACCTCATCGGTATGGGCGTGCTGCCGCTCCAGTTCCTCGACGGAGAAAGCGCAGAATCTCATGGGCTGACCGGCGAGGAAAGCTATTCGATTGTTGGCATCGCGGGGGCTGATCCGCTCCCGCGGGAGGTCACCGTCAGCGTCGACGACGGCGAACACAGCCGAAAAATTTCCGCGCTGGTGCGCATCGATACACCCGCAGAGGAGGCCTACTTCATCCACGGCGGCATCCTGCCTTACGTTCTGCGTCAGCTGCTTTCGTCATGATCGCGCACGGCCTGGAACAGGGACGCACCCCAACTGTGCGCTCCTCCGTCGTTCTGCATGCGGCCATGGCCGTCGGCGGGCTGATCATGGTGCTCTTCCTGATTGCCCACATGTACGGCAACCTGAAGGTCTTCGCCGGTCAAGAAGCCTTCGACGGATATTCGGCGTATCTGCGCACGATCCTCGAACCCCTGCTGCCGTACTCGGGAGCCCTGTGGATCCTCCGAGTGATCCTGTTGATCAGCGTCGGTATCCATATTTACGCGGCATTCGTACTGTGGCACCGATCCCGCAAGGCCACGGCCGGGGGCGGCGGGTGGAGATACGAGAGCACGCAGAACAGGCGGGGCGTACAGCGCACGTACGCCTCGTTCACCATGCGGTGGGGCGGGGTGACGATCGGACTCTTCATCGTCTACCACCTGTTGCACCTGACCGCGAACTACATCCATCCCGGCGGCGCATCGGAAAGCCCCTATGAGCGTATGGTCAATGGCTTTTCGATCTGGTGGGTGGTGCTTTCCTACGTCATTGCCCTCGTTGCGCTGGGTTTCCATCTGCGGCATGGCATTTGGAGTGCTTTTTCCTCGCTGGGCGCCAATACCGGCGCCAGTAGGCGTCGCCACCTCAATCAGCTGGCGTATCTGATCACCGTCGTAGTCATCGGTGGGTTCTTGGTGCCGCCGCTGTGCATTCTGTTCGGATGGGTGGGGCCGTGAACGAATATTTTGTCGAAGGTGACGCGCTACGGGACACCAAGTCTCCGGACGGTCCGCTCGCAGAACGCTGGAACAAACGCCGTTTCGAAGCCAAGCTGGTCAGCCCCACCAACCGACGCAAACTTTCCGTACTGATCATCGGAACAGGGTTGGCCGGAGGATCGGCGGCGGCCACCCTCGGCGAGGCCGGCTACAACGTCAAGGTCTTCTGCTATCAGGACAGTGCACGTCGGGCCCACAGCATCGCTGCCCAGGGCGGAATCAACGCCGCAAAGGACTACCGCAACGACGGCGACAGTGTCCAAAGACTGTTCTACGACACCGTCAAGGGCGGAGACTATCGCTCGCGCGAATCCAACGTCTACCGGCTCGCTCAGGTCAGTGCGGCAATCATCGATCAGGCTGTCGCCCAGGGAGTTCCGTTTGCCCGAGAGTACGGCGGATTGTTGGACACCCGTTCCTTCGGAGGCGTGCAGGTATCCCGGACGTTCTATGCGCGCGGACAGACCGGCCAACAACTGCTGCTGGGCGCCTACCAGGCGTTGGAGCGTCAAATCGGCGCAGGGACAGTGGAACTGAACACCCGGCACGAGATGCTGGACCTCATCGTCATCGACGGCAAGGCTCGCGGCGTCGTGGTGCGCGACATGGTTTCCGGGGAGTTCGAGACGCATCTCGCAGACGCCGTCGTGCTGGCCAGCGGCGGCTACGGCAACGTCTACTACCTCTCCACCAACGCGATGGGCTGCAACGTCACCGCCAGCTGGCGTGCTCACCGCAGGGGAGCCTATTTTGCGAACCCCTGTTACACGCAAATCCATCCCACCTGCATCCCCGTCAGTGGCGAACATCAGTCCAAGCTCACCCTGATGAGCGAATCTCTGCGGAACGACGGGCGCATCTGGGTGCCGGCCGCGGCCGGAGACGAACGGGCGCCGGCGGACATTCCCGAGTCGGAACGGGATTACTACCTGGAGCGGGCCTATCCGGCGTTCGGCAACCTCGTGCCACGCGACGTGGCATCGAGAGCCGCCAAAAACCAATGCGATCAAGGGCGGGGTGTGGGTCCCAACGGACTCGGGGTCTACCTCGATTTAGCGGACGCCATCGAGCGCCTGGGCAAACCTGCCATCGAGGAAAAATACGGAAACCTCTTCGACATGTACTTCAAGATCACCGACGAGGACCCGTACAAGGTGCCGATGCGCATCTATCCGGCTATCCACTACACGATGGGTGGACTGTGGGTGGATTACGACCTGCAGAGCTCGATCCCCGGGCTCTTCGTCATCGGAGAGGCGAACTTCTCCGACCACGGCGCCAACCGTTTGGGGGCCAGCGCCCTGATGCAGGGCCTGGCCGACGGCTATTTCGTCCTCCCCGGCACCATCAACGATTACCTCGCCCGCAATCCGCTACCCAAAGATGTGGATGCCTCGCATCCTTCCGTCGTCGAGGCAGTCCAAGCGGTTCGCGAGCGCACGGCGAGGTTGCTCGCCGTCAAGGGAACCCGGTCCGTCGATTCCTTTCATCGCGAACTCGGCGGCATCGTGTGGGAGTACTGCGGCATGGAACGCGATGCCGAGGGGCTCACCCGCGCGATCAGGGAGATTCGCTCGCTGCGCGATTCCTTCTGGTCCGACGTGTTGGTCACCGGGACCAACGAGGAGCTCAACCAGGCTCTGGAGCGCGCGGGCCGGGTCGCGGACTTCTTCGAACTCGCCGAACTGATGTGTATCGATGCACTGCACCGCGAGGAATCCTGCGGGGCACATTTCCGCACCGAAAGCCAGACCGAAGACGGAGAAGCTCTCCGACGGGATGAGGAGTTCTCCTACGTCGCCGGGTGGGAATTCGGCGGGGACGGTTCCCCTCCGGTGCTGCACCGCGAGCACCTCGAATTCGAGAACATCAAAGTCCAGCAGAGGAGCTACACATGAACATCACGCTGCGCGTGTGGCGGCAGAAGAACCGCGACGATGTCGGCGGCATGGTGGCGTACGAGGTGGCCGACATCTCCGCTGACATGTCGTTCCTCGAGATGCTCGACGTCCTGAACGAGGACCTCACGCACCGCGGCGGGGATCCGGTTGCTTTCGATCACGACTGCCGCGAGGGCATCTGCGGCATGTGCTCGATGGTGATCAACGGCTTGGCCCACGGCCCCGAGGCACTGACCACCACCTGCCAGCTCTACATGCGCCACTTCGACGACGGCCAGGTCATCGACGTCGAGCCGTGGCGCTCAACGTCGTTCCCCATCCTCCGGGATCTCGTCGTAGATCGGAGTGCGCTGGACCGCATCATCGAAGCGGGCGGTTATATCAGCGCCCCGACGGGATCTGCACCAGCGGCGAACGCGACGCCGGTATCGAGGAAGGACGCCGAGCGCTCCTTCGACGCCGCAGCGTGCATAGGTTGCGGAGCATGCGTGGCCGCGTGTCCCAACGGTTCGGCCTCACTGTTCCTCGGCGCCAAGCTGACCCACCTCGGATCGTTGCCCCAGGGACAGCCCGAACGGGGTCGCCGCGCGCTGGCCATGGTGCGCCGACACGACGCTGAGGGCTTCGGCGGGTGCAGTCAGATCGGCGAGTGCACCGCGGTGTGCCCGGCAGGCATCCCGTTGGACATGATTTCCCAACTCAATCATGATGTCCTGGTCGAGATCTCCCACAACAAGCACCGGTAAGAGCGCACCACGCACTTTCGCAGCCCACGTTGTCCGGGACGGGTTAGGGTAAGTCGCATGGCTATTGAGGCGTCGAATACATTGGCTGACCTGGTTGTCGAGGACAGTCGCCGCGCGCGAGTTTTGGAGGGATTCGGCCTCGACTACTGCTGCGATGGCCACCGATCCCTCTCCGACGCGACGGCCGAGGCCGACCTCGACTTGGAGGAAGTGCGTAAGGCACTCGACCTTCCCGGTGACAGCGCCCAAAAGACGCTCACGTCGCGGGAGTCCGCTGATCTTGCCCACGACATCGTCGACACCCACCATGCGTACATGTGGGAGGAGATGCCGCGGCTGCAGGCGCTCGTAGAAAAGGTGCACGGGGTCCACGGCGAACGGCACCCCGAGTTGGCCCGGGTGAACGAGCTCTACACCCAGGCGGTTACCGAACTCGATCCACATATGACCAAGGAAGAGCGCTCTGTTTTTCCCGCGATAGCTCGAATGGAAAAGACCGGGATCCCCGGTGTCTCCGGAGCGCTCGCAGCCCACATCGAGGCGTTGGTCCAGGAGCACGTGGTGGTCGGCGACCTGTTCAAGGAGATCAACTCCGTGACGGGGGCCTACACGATGCCGGAAGACGGCTGCGGCTCGTACCGGGCGATGCTCGACGGGCTCCAGAAGATGGAGCTCGATCTGCACGAGCACATTCACAAGGAGAACAACATCCTCTTCCCGAAGGCGCTCGAATTCGAGCGGACCATCACCGGAACCTGAGTGTCGTCATGTCGACGGATGAGGTCAGGGACGCGTACGACGCGAACGCACAAAACGTCGTAAAGATGCTCGGCTCGAAGGTGTCCACGACAGACCCGGACCGGGCCGTCATCGAGCCGTGGGCCGACACGGTCAGAGGCCGGATTCTGGACGTGGGCTCCGGCACCGGTCGCTGGGCCGGCCACCTGGCAAGTCTCGGCCACCCGATCGACGGGCTGGAGCCTGTCGAGCGACTTGTAGATATCGCCCGCACAGCCAACCCCGCAGTAACGTTCCAGCTCGGTACAATCGACGACCTCGCCGGCTCGGATGACCGGTGGGCGGGCATTCTTGCCTGGTACTCGCTGATCCATCTGGGGCCCGACCACCTGCCGAACGCACTCGCAACCCTGCGCTCGGTGCTCGAAGATGACGGCACGATGCTCATGTCGTTCTTCTCGGGCCTGCGCCTCGAACCGTTCGATCATCCGGTGGTCACCGCATATCGATGGCCGTTGCCGGACATGGCCCGTGCCCTGAACCAGGCAGGGTTCGAGGTGATAAGCGAACGCTGGGACGGGCCGGCACCTCACGCAATCATGCTGGTACGCGCTTAGTTTCGGTCGTCGATGGCAGTGGTCGGTCGCCTCATTCGTGCTTCGGTTCCCTTGCGATGATCAACGGGCATTCGACACGATGCGACAGCGACCGACTGGTCGATCCCAACAGTAGGCCGCTGAAACCGCCTCTTCCTCTGGATCCGACGACGACGGTCTGCGCACTTTTGGAGAGTTCGAGAATTTTGCTCACGGCACTGCCATGCTCAACTATTCGATCTACGTGCACGTCCGGGTACTGCTCCTGCCATCCTGCGAGACTTTCCGACATGACGACCCATCCCGCTGCATCCTGCGCGGAGGACATTGCATCTTTGTCGCTGTCGGAGTGGATCTTCCACAATCCAACGTCCTCGGACCAGGTGTGTACGGCGACTAGGCCGGTGCCACGAAGTGATGCCTCTTCGAAGGCAGCACCTACTGCCCTACTACTGGCACTCGATCCGTCGACACCGAGGACAACGGGCCCTTCGCGCTCTCCGGATGACGGAATACCGCTGATGATCGCGACGGGGCATTCCGCTCGCTCGGATACAGCAGCACTGACCGAGCCGAGCAATTCTGCGAAATACTCACCGTTTCCCCGCGTACCCACCACTATCATTCGCGCTGAGGCAGATCGCTCGAGCAGAGTCGGAATCGCGGCGCCTACAACCACTTCGGTGGCTATAGACAAAGCGTCCGCATCCTTGGCGGTGGCCTTGGCGATGGCCGACGCCGACTCCAGACCCTTGTTCACTTCCAGTCTCATCGGTGGACCGAGCTGAGGTGGCATAGCGGCGAAAGTCGTATAGACGTCGGTGATCTGGTAAGTAGAAACCAGGGTCAACGATGCGCCACGCAGTTCCGCCGCACGCGTTGCCCAGCGGACGGCATCGAACGAAGCATTCGAGCCGTCGACACCTACGACAATGGGGCCGTTCTTATCCATATTTACTCCTCTGACAACGATCGAACTACGGAACTACGAGTACCGGACATTGGGCTCGGTGGATCAGACTCTGGCTCACGGAACCGAGAATTGCCGACGACAGGCGCCCTCGTCCACGACTACCGACCGCGATGACCTGAGCCGAAGCGGACATCGTGCCGAGTTCACGTGCCACCGAAGCACCTACCGATCGAACCTCTACCGCCACAGTCGGATACTCACTCTTGTACGGATCGGCGATGCCCTGCAGCCACTTCCGTTCAGCGTCTCGTTGGTGCTGCCGATCCACCGAGGTCCCGTAATCGAGCTCGTCTGCATCCTCGACGGCCCCCACGTGCACTGCGACGAGGTCGGCGCCCAAGGTGCGTGCCAGATCGAAAGCTGCTGCCAGAGCGCGCCGGGACGGCTGCGACCCGTCGACACCCACCACTATCGGTCCAGTCGGGTCCGCGCTCTCGTCGCGACTTTTACGCCACACCAATACTGGGCATACTGCTGCGTTGACCAACTCGATGATGGAATGTCCGAATATCAGATCACGGAGCGGACCTGTTCGACTGCCGCCGAGGATCAGCAATCTGGAATTCGTCGAAATGGACTCGATCAGGTCGGTCGCCGCGCCACCGGTGATAGAACACTCGACCTCGATCTCGGCATCGAGGTCGCGGACGATCAGAGCCGCATCGTCGAGAAATTTCCTTCCTACCCGACGCAGTTCCAACTCGAGCTGAGCGCCGGCGATGAGCACTGCAGGGTCGAACCACCTGCCGACATCAGGAAGTGCATGAACGAGTCGGATCGAAGAGTGCACGTGCTGGGCAAGTCTCGCTGCCCATTCGACGGCGTTACGATCGTCGTCCGACCCATCTACGCATACAACGATGCTGCCCTCGTAGGCAGACGGTACGTCTTCGGTCTTCAAGGCTCTCCGTTTGTCGAATCCAGTGCTATCGACGAGCCTGGACCGCTTCTTCTCACAAGAACAGAGGACAAGGTCCTTACTGCACCGGGTACCTCGTCACCCACCGTTGCGCGGGTCCACCGAAGTCTATGAACTACTCATCGTTCGAGGACCGAAGTCCCTATTCGCGCCAGCGACACACGTTCACAGTGATGCCTACGAACAAGAGACTCTAGACGCAACAGCGTCGAAGTCCGGGCCTCGAGGAGAAGGAACACTGTCATGCGCGTCCTGATTGCAACTTCGAGCCGGCACGGTTCGACACGTGAGATCGGACAGTGGCTTTCGTCCTCGCTGACCGATGCCCTACAGAATTCCGGTGTTTCGGCGACAGTGGAGGTTCGCGACGCAGCTGACGTGGACAGCATCGCCGAATACGATGCGGTGATAATCGGCAGCGCCGTCTACATGGGCCGTTGGTTGCGAGGTGCTCGATCTCTCGTCGCGCGCCAACAGCCCGAACTCGAAGCACGCCCGGTGTGGTTGTTCTCCAGCGGACCCATCGGCGCCGCCGGTAAGCCCTCGGCACCATCAGCCATGGACAAGGCATCGTGGGCGGTCGAGCACCGTGTCCTCGGAGGAAAGTTCGACCTGTCGACGCTTTCCTGGTTCGAGAGACTCGTAGTGCGGCTCATTCGAGCCGATGAGGGAGACGACCGATCACGCGAAGAGATCGATGGGTGGGCGCGCTCGATCGGCGCGACACTGGCCGAGTCCGAGCCGACGGTTCCGACACTCCCGTGACACCTTCGACGGTCCGCCCGATATCTGCTGGAATTCGTGCCGGTTGTCGGATGAACCTGTGGAGAAGTGAAGTCGCAACCGTAGAAGCGAGGCTATGCTCGATGCACTGTGCCCGATGGTCGACGGAGCGATCGTGAGAACCCTGTGAACGCAACGAACAAGCCTCCATCGACGACGGTCTGGACGAACACGGTGTTGACCGAAATCGTCGTCGGCGTCGATGGGTCGGAATCCTCCCGAGGCGCACTCGCGTGGGCGGCCGGGTTGGCACACGACGTCAAGGCAAGAATTCGGATCGTTTACGCACTGCCACAGCGAGAATCGGCGAACAGGGTGACGCGAGAGCTGCGCGCATCCAAACCACGACTCCTCGGCAAACGCCTTCTCCGGTCATCCCGCAACGAAGTCCATCGTATCGATCCCGACATCGCAGTCGACACAGTGCTGACCGACGATCCCATCGCATCGTTCCTGGGCGCGCTGTCGCACACCGCAGATTTGATCGTGATCGGAGGCAATCCTTCGAGTCCTGTTCGAGATGTCGTCTTCGGCCACCATGCAACTCGCATAGTCGCCGACGCCCGATGCCCGGTCGTCGTGTGGCGGCCGCATGCCGTCGCCCCCGCTGTGACTTCCCAGCCAGTCGTCGTCGGTGTCGACAACTCCGACTCTTCGCACGGCGCAATCCTCGGCGCATTCTGGTTCGCCGACACCTTGAAGGCTCCGCTCATGGCCCTCCACATGGTTTCATCAGGGAGCCATAGGCCGGCGACAACGGTGGATGCAGACGTACAGGAACCGAAAGAGGGATCTCTTGCTTGGCTGGGGTCTCGTGTGACGGCTACCTCCGAGCGTCATCCCTCGGTCGAGCTTCACCTGCATTGTCTCGAGGCATCGGCAGACCACGAGTTACGCAGGGCGTCCGAAACAGCGCGTCTCGTCGTCGTCGGGAGCCGAGGGCTCGGTCCTGTGGCGGGTTCGATCCGCGGCTCGGTCGGGCAATCGCTCGTACACAGTTCGCACTGTCCGATTCTGGTGGTGCGCTGAGTGAAGGCCTGGCGGGTCACCGAACAGGGCAGCGTAGACGGCAGTCCCCTGCAGTTGGTCGATGAGCACATGCCTCGACCGACGTCCGGCGAGTTGCTCATATCTGTCCAAGCGTGCGGCGTGTGCCGAACCGACCTCCACGTCGTCGAAGGCGACCTTCCAATTCATCGGCCGCACGTAGTGCCCGGCCACGAAATCGTCGGCGCGATAACAGAAGTCGGAGACAACACCGAGACCGACTTCAGCGTGGGTGACATTGTCGGAATTCCATGGCTGCGTCACACCTGTGGCAACTGCCGATTTTGTGTGAGTGGTCGCGAAAACCTTTGCAAGGCATCGTTGTACACCGGATGGGATCACAACGGTGGGTTCGCGGAATACGCGGTGGCGCCGGCCGACTATGCCTTGGCACTACCGACCGGGTACAGCACCGAAGAACTGGCACCGTTGCTGTGCGCAGGGATCATCGGATACAGCGCCCTGCGCCGAGCCGAACTCCCGCCGTCGGGGAAGCTCGGTCTGTACGGCTTCGGCGCGAGCGCACACATAGTCGCTCAGCTGGCGCAGGCCGACGGCGCTACCGTGCACGTCATGACTCGGGACCTCGGTGCCCGACAGCTCGCACTGAAGATGGGGCTCGCGTCGGCACAGGGCACCTTCGATTCACCACCGGAGAAGCTCGACGCCGCCATTGTTTTCGCGCCTATCGGTGAGGCTGTTCCGACGGCTTTGGAAGCCGTCGACTCCGGGGGAACCGTCGTACTGGCAGGCATTCACATGACCGACATTCCGCGGCTGAACTACAACCGGCATCTTTTCCACGAAAAGCGACTGCTGAGCGTCGAAGCGAATACGCGGGTCGATGCTCGACAATTCCTCGAACGCTGCCAGAGAACGCACCTGACGATCGAAACTACGGTTTACCCTTTCGACCGCGCACTGTTCGCCTTGAGGGATCTCCGCCACGGCCGTTTTGCCGGCGCTGCAGTCATCACATTCTGACGCCGTCTTTTGTAGTGCACCACGGCCTGAACACCTTCGGCCGCACACTTGGGCACAAAGTCCCTTCTCCTGGTCCGTGAGGCTGAGTCAAAATGATGATAAGAAGTCGACACCCGGTCACCGAGAAGGACAAAATTCATGACGCTCGCGCTCGTAGCCACCCTTGCCGTGGCAGCTGCTGTCGGGACTGTGCGGTTCGGCTTCCGCTCGCCTGTCATCCGAACCGCGACGCACCTCGATGGGCCCGGCACGTTGGAGGAGCTGTTCGCTGCACGCTATGCGCGCGGCGATATCGATCTGCTCCAGTATCGAACCCTTCTCGACCATGTAGCAATGCAACTCCGCGGCTGACTCCAATCCGGCTCGAGCTGTTCATGTCCACAGTTGACGGCGATGCAAGGAGGCATCGATGCATCCGAAGTCGGCGTTGACACGTCGGGTGCGTTGTGTACGGCCGGTATTGTTTTCATCGTTGCAGGATTATCGGTGGTCCTGGCTACTCGGCGATCTGCTCGCGGGACTTACACTTTTGTCGATCGCGGTGCCCGAGCAATTGGCCACTGCACGGCTGGCAGGTATGCCGCCGATCACGGGCTTCTACGCGTTCGTTGCAGGCACACTCCTGTTCGCGTTGCTCGGATCGAACCGGCAGATGTCGATCGGGGCCGATTCGACGATCGCCCCACTCTTCGCCGTCGGAATCGCCACTGCGGTATCGACCGCCCCCGGTGATTATGTGGCGTCGGTGGGAATCCTCGCGGTGATGGTGGGTGTGATCGTGGCCCTGGTGGGCCTACTGCGACTCGGATGGATTGCCG
This region of Rhodococcus sp. PAMC28707 genomic DNA includes:
- a CDS encoding class I SAM-dependent methyltransferase — translated: MSTDEVRDAYDANAQNVVKMLGSKVSTTDPDRAVIEPWADTVRGRILDVGSGTGRWAGHLASLGHPIDGLEPVERLVDIARTANPAVTFQLGTIDDLAGSDDRWAGILAWYSLIHLGPDHLPNALATLRSVLEDDGTMLMSFFSGLRLEPFDHPVVTAYRWPLPDMARALNQAGFEVISERWDGPAPHAIMLVRA
- a CDS encoding universal stress protein, encoding MDKNGPIVVGVDGSNASFDAVRWATRAAELRGASLTLVSTYQITDVYTTFAAMPPQLGPPMRLEVNKGLESASAIAKATAKDADALSIATEVVVGAAIPTLLERSASARMIVVGTRGNGEYFAELLGSVSAAVSERAECPVAIISGIPSSGEREGPVVLGVDGSSASSRAVGAAFEEASLRGTGLVAVHTWSEDVGLWKIHSDSDKDAMSSAQDAAGWVVMSESLAGWQEQYPDVHVDRIVEHGSAVSKILELSKSAQTVVVGSRGRGGFSGLLLGSTSRSLSHRVECPLIIAREPKHE
- a CDS encoding universal stress protein — its product is MKTEDVPSAYEGSIVVCVDGSDDDRNAVEWAARLAQHVHSSIRLVHALPDVGRWFDPAVLIAGAQLELELRRVGRKFLDDAALIVRDLDAEIEVECSITGGAATDLIESISTNSRLLILGGSRTGPLRDLIFGHSIIELVNAAVCPVLVWRKSRDESADPTGPIVVGVDGSQPSRRALAAAFDLARTLGADLVAVHVGAVEDADELDYGTSVDRQHQRDAERKWLQGIADPYKSEYPTVAVEVRSVGASVARELGTMSASAQVIAVGSRGRGRLSSAILGSVSQSLIHRAQCPVLVVP
- a CDS encoding flavodoxin domain-containing protein produces the protein MRVLIATSSRHGSTREIGQWLSSSLTDALQNSGVSATVEVRDAADVDSIAEYDAVIIGSAVYMGRWLRGARSLVARQQPELEARPVWLFSSGPIGAAGKPSAPSAMDKASWAVEHRVLGGKFDLSTLSWFERLVVRLIRADEGDDRSREEIDGWARSIGATLAESEPTVPTLP
- a CDS encoding universal stress protein is translated as MNATNKPPSTTVWTNTVLTEIVVGVDGSESSRGALAWAAGLAHDVKARIRIVYALPQRESANRVTRELRASKPRLLGKRLLRSSRNEVHRIDPDIAVDTVLTDDPIASFLGALSHTADLIVIGGNPSSPVRDVVFGHHATRIVADARCPVVVWRPHAVAPAVTSQPVVVGVDNSDSSHGAILGAFWFADTLKAPLMALHMVSSGSHRPATTVDADVQEPKEGSLAWLGSRVTATSERHPSVELHLHCLEASADHELRRASETARLVVVGSRGLGPVAGSIRGSVGQSLVHSSHCPILVVR
- a CDS encoding zinc-binding alcohol dehydrogenase family protein encodes the protein MKAWRVTEQGSVDGSPLQLVDEHMPRPTSGELLISVQACGVCRTDLHVVEGDLPIHRPHVVPGHEIVGAITEVGDNTETDFSVGDIVGIPWLRHTCGNCRFCVSGRENLCKASLYTGWDHNGGFAEYAVAPADYALALPTGYSTEELAPLLCAGIIGYSALRRAELPPSGKLGLYGFGASAHIVAQLAQADGATVHVMTRDLGARQLALKMGLASAQGTFDSPPEKLDAAIVFAPIGEAVPTALEAVDSGGTVVLAGIHMTDIPRLNYNRHLFHEKRLLSVEANTRVDARQFLERCQRTHLTIETTVYPFDRALFALRDLRHGRFAGAAVITF